The Bombus vancouverensis nearcticus chromosome 9, iyBomVanc1_principal, whole genome shotgun sequence genome includes a window with the following:
- the spri gene encoding src homology 2 domain-containing protein sprint isoform X2 produces MEMENWWRKELLLNSLATDLDCMLSELCTTPNSYERSDVFLEPYLQQHGTVQVVSSPSTPPPNPLQHHQLTQLHHVQSEESLSSEGSATSGGSSSSTEDSGSEVACDITLIERLIRSHPIWFLPGIQRAGAFHLLQGKEEGNFVVRQSSQSDTMALSVRLPPGKGPYIEHYLIQANKGKLSLETSENRFDNIPSLIAHYSQCCDELPVQLTLPRAMREAKNRQQLSSLALLGQEFWRYPMANPKPPESSSSNTSSLSSFRGGNNNLNNNNNNIHTPTTESIVLNLAPISSHDTRSSSPTGALTTTTFASSLPRQPRPTPPNTLNLTTFNEPLDLKKEKISPGDKLSQKLISPNLVQSVRCPSPVVHNVESNVLSPVQDTKVSFESKTMAETSKSTMVELSRTRFSSVSTSMMNFHQNVSTFNNLSCTTSPVLPEIRNIIAENHSVGQNVKTPPPPPPRWAKPAIGPNQNNFSVTTTVTFNVNHSNDVGSSQNTPSDPNTSLLSPQSATSNKSLTSNFSVKSPLSPTTPILSPMSKLVPNTGVKTPNVLSPTTPSSTSKSKRRRDREARKNSQHYQESDILESYYRSSPGDKISDYEDIWNTTDQSNHSTWSPNDKLARNDGPANPQDRLRNSNDRLMVPDRVANANSERNFNERLPTSEQLIVRNDRMIVRNDKSIGNEKLSYKEMTSPEFSSFKPAQEAKPVEQSNGSPEETGMGRRPDLLSRVCSANSLNSPSTVTPPRNKLGLMLAKSESNSPLTPESKQGSPFYAEPADAIAQSAAIIPRRRPRNNPATNKYRHSEPGWLQNPVGANSNQLHPIDWEESEETEDKTPLISSSVDNLAKRLGTKETKKIPRAKPVQPPKIRTKVFNDTSWAVDSSWEFIGNEGDDCDPDYDCDADYEGDNVARKFPDEECDRDVVGNTLTVQSIILQRYPELLKPPDTSESLYSDRNSSYDNVEKRNEREEAGDTRKDQTYDSSEWETPLETDESDVERMKRNKSFKERLDPLLSPPRLQALRNRDNGGTGSSIRSYALQLAADKTTTFSQNIDNFIQCTKEGKEASPHVVMRNMRQFMSGMKNYLVKHGEKEFEKEVEKERLKLKANEFLNLDAILEGVMMNLVVRPLREHVYRLFVDHYATTGSLQTLAESIQHAQGKHIQDLGVRPKIIPPSEPNLERILKCIDRLQKADSPLDKLENLLAAFSAIFNSVKHANSGKHLALGADDLLPLLVWVLVRGRVVDAEVEAEYMWGLLHPSLLTGEGGYYLTTLSSAVHVLKTFKSSQGTMSTLNGCGTPDCSSVLRILVPDELHGSLNTRTLPVRPNMNTREICRILAHKIRCTNPQDYGLFKLVQGEETLLGDHECPQELSHCLFAYKRIDAKIAWPKTSS; encoded by the exons GAGCGATGTCTTCCTGGAACCGTATCTGCAGCAGCATGGAACCGTTCAGGTTGTCAGCTCGCCGAGCACGCCTCCGCCAAATCCGCTGCAGCATCATCAGCTCACGCAGCTACATCATGTACAG AGCGAGGAGTCGCTTTCCTCGGAAGGGTCGGCCACCTCGGGTGGATCTTCGAGCTCGACGGAAGATTCTGGCAGCGAGGTCGCGTGCGACATCACTCTGATCGAGAGGCTTATACGATCGCATCCGATTTGGTTCCTTCCTGGCATCCAAAGAGCCGGCGCTTTCCACTTGTTGCAAGGCAAAGAGGAAGGG AACTTCGTAGTCCGCCAGTCAAGTCAGAGCGACACGATGGCCCTGTCCGTGCGGCTGCCACCAGGAAAGGGACCGTACATCGAGCACTACCTGATCCAAGCCAACAAGGGGAAGCTGAGCTTGGAGACCAGCGAGAACAGGTTCGACAACATCCCCTCGCTGATCGCCCACTATTCTCAGTGTTG TGACGAATTGCCGGTCCAATTGACACTGCCAAGGGCGATGCGCGAGGCCAAGAATAGGCAGCAGCTCTCCTCCCTGGCGCTTCTGGGTCAGGAATTCTGGAGATACCCGATGGCGAATCCGAAACCACCGgagagcagcagcagcaacacgTCTAGCTTAAGCAGTTTCCGGGGTG GTAACAATAATTTgaataacaacaataacaatattCATACGCCGACGACGGAGAGTATCGTGTTGAATTTGGCGCCAATCTCGTCGCATGATACCC GAAGCTCGTCGCCTACAGGCGCCTTGACGACAACCACATTCGCGTCGTCGTTGCCTCGACAGCCTCGTCCAACGCCACCAAACACCTTGAATTTGACAACCTTCAACGAGCCTTTGGACCTGAAGAAAGAGAAGATCTCACCAGGCGACAAACTGTCTCAGAAATTAATCTCCCCTAATCTGGTGCAGAGCGTTCGTTGCCCTTCACCCGTGGTTCACAACGTGGAGAGTAACGTGCTGAGTCCTGTCCAGGACACCAAAGTCAGCTTCGAGTCGAAAACCATGGCAGAGACTTCGAAATCGACGATGGTCGAACTGTCCAGGACCAGATTCTCCTCTGTCAGCACTTCCATGATGAATTTCCATCAAAACGTGTCGACGTTCAATAATCTGTCCTGCACCACGTCCCCTGTACTACCTGAGATAAGAAATATCATAGCGGAGAATCATTCTGTGGGACAGAACGTGAAAACGCCACCTCCGCCGCCTCCGAGATGGGCGAAACCAGCGATTGGCCCGAATCAGAATAATTTCAGCGTTACTACCACCGTGACGTTCAATGTCAATCACTCGAATGATGTCGGTAGCTCTCAG AACACCCCATCGGACCCCAACACTTCTCTATTGAGCCCACAGAGCGCCACGTCGAACAAGTCTCTGACCTCAAACTTCTCCGTGAAGTCACCCTTGTCTCCGACGACGCCGATACTCTCCCCAATGTCAAAACTAGTCCCAAACACAGGCGTCAAGACGCCCAACGTTCTTTCACCAACTACGCCATCCAGTACGAGCAAATCGAAACGAAGACGAGACCGAGAAGCTCGAAAGAACTCGCAACACTACCAAGAATCTGACATTTTGGAGTCGTACTATCGAAGTTCACCTGGAGATAAGATTTCGGACTACGAGGATATTTGGAATACTACCGATCAGTCGAACCATTCCACGTGGTCTCCCAACGACAAACTGGCCAGGAATGATGGACCAGCGAACCCTCAGGACCGACTGAGGAACTCGAACGATCGACTGATGGTCCCAGACAGAGTTGCAAATGCAAATTCCGAGAGAAATTTCAACGAACGACTACCAACGAGCGAGCAGTTGATAGTGAGGAACGACAGGATGATCGTGAGAAACGACAAGTCGATCGGTAATGAGAAATTGAGTTACAAGGAGATGACCAGTCCCGAGTTTAGCAGCTTTAAGCCTGCTCAGGAGGCGAAGCCTGTGGAGCAGAGCAATGGATCGCCGGAAGAAACAGGAATGGGCAGGAGACCTGATCTGTTATCTCGAGTCT GTAGCGCGAATTCCTTGAACAGTCCCAGCACAGTGACACCTCCCAGGAACAAATTAGGCTTAATGCTGGCCAAATCAGAGAGCAACAGCCCCCTGACACCAGAGTCGAAGCAGGGTAGTCCGTTTTACGCGGAGCCAGCGGACGCTATCGCGCAGAGCGCGGCGATAATACCAAGAAGACGACCTAGGAACAACCCAGCAACGAACAAATATCGACACAGCGAACCAGGGTGGCTACAAAACCCAGTAGGTGCAAATTCTAATCAGCTGCATCCGATCGACTGGGAGGAATCGGAAGAAACGGAAGATAAGACGCCTCTGATCTCGTCTTCCGTGGATAATTTGGCCAAGAGACTCGGCACCAAAGAGACCAAGAAGATTCCACGTGCCAAGCCAGTACAACCACCAAAGATCAGGACCAAGGTGTTCAACGACACTTCCTGGGCCGTGGACTCCAGCTGGGAATTTATTG GCAACGAAGGGGACGACTGCGATCCGGACTACGACTGTGACGCGGATTACGAGGGCGACAACGTGGCCAGAAAGTTTCCGGACGAGGAGTGTGACAGGGACGTTGTTGGGAACACTTTGACCGTTCAGAGTATCATCCTCCAACG GTACCCAGAGCTGTTGAAACCGCCAGACACGTCGGAGTCGCTTTACAGCGACAGGAACTCCTCGTACGACAACGTCGAGAAGAGGAACGAAAGAGAGGAGGCTGGAGACACCAGGAAGGACCAAACTTATGACTCTTCCGAGTGGGAGACGCCATTGGAGACGGACGAAAGCGACGTGGAGAGGATGAAGAGGAACAAGAGCTTCAAAGAACGACTGGACCCTCTTCTCT CTCCTCCGAGGTTGCAAGCCCTCAGGAATCGTGACAACGGAGGCACAGGCTCCAGCATAAGATCGTACGCCTTGCAGCTAGCCGCTGACAAAACTACCACCTTCTCTCAGAATATCGATAATTTCATCCAATGcacgaaagaagggaaagaagccAGTCCGCACGTGGTTATGAGAAACATGAGACAGTTCATGTCTGGAATGAAGAACTATTTGGTGAAACACGGCGAAAAGGAGTTCGAGAAAGAAGTGGAGAAGGAAAGATTGAAGCTGAAGGCGAATGAATTTTTGAATCTGGACGCGATTTTGGAGGGCGTGATGATGAACCTGGTGGTCAGACCGCTCAGGGAACATGTTTACAGACTGTTTGTGGATCATTACGCGACCACCGGTTCGTTGCAAACCCTCGCCGAGAGCATTCAACACGCCCAAGGGAAACACATTCAGGATCTCGGCGTTCGA CCAAAGATCATACCCCCATCGGAGCCCAATTTGGAACGAATCCTCAAGTGCATCGATCGTCTTCAGAAGGCGGATTCACCTTTGGATAAGCTGGAAAACCTTCTCGCAGCTTTTTCGGCAATTTTCAACTCT GTAAAACACGCAAATTCTGGTAAACATTTGGCGCTGGGTGCCGACGACCTCCTTCCTCTTCTAGTTTGGGTGTTGGTTCGTGGCAGAGTTGTGGACGCTGAAGTGGAGGCTGAGTACATGTGGGGCTTGCTTCATCCCTCTCTTCTCACTGGCGAAGGGGGATATTATCTGACGACCTTGTCCAGCGCAGTTCACGTTTTGAAGACGTTCAAGTCCAGCCAGGGAACGATGTCCACTTTAAAT GGCTGTGGAACACCAGACTGTTCATCCGTACTACGAATCTTAGTGCCAGATGAACTGCATGGATCCCTGAACACCAGAACGTTGCCTGTGCGACCGAATATGAACACGAGAGAGATCTGTCGCATTCTTGCACATAAGATTAGATGCACCAACCCCCAGGACTATGGACTGTTCAAACTGGTTCAAGGGGAAG AAACCTTACTCGGTGACCACGAGTGTCCGCAAGAACTCTCTCACTGCCTTTTCGCTTACAAGCGGATCGACGCGAAGATAGCCTGGCCGAAGACCAGTTCTTAA
- the spri gene encoding src homology 2 domain-containing protein sprint isoform X11 produces MLKKLLNRLRRSDVFLEPYLQQHGTVQVVSSPSTPPPNPLQHHQLTQLHHVQSEESLSSEGSATSGGSSSSTEDSGSEVACDITLIERLIRSHPIWFLPGIQRAGAFHLLQGKEEGNFVVRQSSQSDTMALSVRLPPGKGPYIEHYLIQANKGKLSLETSENRFDNIPSLIAHYSQCCDELPVQLTLPRAMREAKNRQQLSSLALLGQEFWRYPMANPKPPESSSSNTSSLSSFRGGNNNLNNNNNNIHTPTTESIVLNLAPISSHDTRSSSPTGALTTTTFASSLPRQPRPTPPNTLNLTTFNEPLDLKKEKISPGDKLSQKLISPNLVQSVRCPSPVVHNVESNVLSPVQDTKVSFESKTMAETSKSTMVELSRTRFSSVSTSMMNFHQNVSTFNNLSCTTSPVLPEIRNIIAENHSVGQNVKTPPPPPPRWAKPAIGPNQNNFSVTTTVTFNVNHSNDVGSSQNTPSDPNTSLLSPQSATSNKSLTSNFSVKSPLSPTTPILSPMSKLVPNTGVKTPNVLSPTTPSSTSKSKRRRDREARKNSQHYQESDILESYYRSSPGDKISDYEDIWNTTDQSNHSTWSPNDKLARNDGPANPQDRLRNSNDRLMVPDRVANANSERNFNERLPTSEQLIVRNDRMIVRNDKSIGNEKLSYKEMTSPEFSSFKPAQEAKPVEQSNGSPEETGMGRRPDLLSRVSGSANSLNSPSTVTPPRNKLGLMLAKSESNSPLTPESKQGSPFYAEPADAIAQSAAIIPRRRPRNNPATNKYRHSEPGWLQNPVGANSNQLHPIDWEESEETEDKTPLISSSVDNLAKRLGTKETKKIPRAKPVQPPKIRTKVFNDTSWAVDSSWEFIGNEGDDCDPDYDCDADYEGDNVARKFPDEECDRDVVGNTLTVQSIILQRYPELLKPPDTSESLYSDRNSSYDNVEKRNEREEAGDTRKDQTYDSSEWETPLETDESDVERMKRNKSFKERLDPLLSPPRLQALRNRDNGGTGSSIRSYALQLAADKTTTFSQNIDNFIQCTKEGKEASPHVVMRNMRQFMSGMKNYLVKHGEKEFEKEVEKERLKLKANEFLNLDAILEGVMMNLVVRPLREHVYRLFVDHYATTGSLQTLAESIQHAQGKHIQDLGVRPKIIPPSEPNLERILKCIDRLQKADSPLDKLENLLAAFSAIFNSVKHANSGKHLALGADDLLPLLVWVLVRGRVVDAEVEAEYMWGLLHPSLLTGEGGYYLTTLSSAVHVLKTFKSSQGTMSTLNGCGTPDCSSVLRILVPDELHGSLNTRTLPVRPNMNTREICRILAHKIRCTNPQDYGLFKLVQGEETLLGDHECPQELSHCLFAYKRIDAKIAWPKTSS; encoded by the exons GAGCGATGTCTTCCTGGAACCGTATCTGCAGCAGCATGGAACCGTTCAGGTTGTCAGCTCGCCGAGCACGCCTCCGCCAAATCCGCTGCAGCATCATCAGCTCACGCAGCTACATCATGTACAG AGCGAGGAGTCGCTTTCCTCGGAAGGGTCGGCCACCTCGGGTGGATCTTCGAGCTCGACGGAAGATTCTGGCAGCGAGGTCGCGTGCGACATCACTCTGATCGAGAGGCTTATACGATCGCATCCGATTTGGTTCCTTCCTGGCATCCAAAGAGCCGGCGCTTTCCACTTGTTGCAAGGCAAAGAGGAAGGG AACTTCGTAGTCCGCCAGTCAAGTCAGAGCGACACGATGGCCCTGTCCGTGCGGCTGCCACCAGGAAAGGGACCGTACATCGAGCACTACCTGATCCAAGCCAACAAGGGGAAGCTGAGCTTGGAGACCAGCGAGAACAGGTTCGACAACATCCCCTCGCTGATCGCCCACTATTCTCAGTGTTG TGACGAATTGCCGGTCCAATTGACACTGCCAAGGGCGATGCGCGAGGCCAAGAATAGGCAGCAGCTCTCCTCCCTGGCGCTTCTGGGTCAGGAATTCTGGAGATACCCGATGGCGAATCCGAAACCACCGgagagcagcagcagcaacacgTCTAGCTTAAGCAGTTTCCGGGGTG GTAACAATAATTTgaataacaacaataacaatattCATACGCCGACGACGGAGAGTATCGTGTTGAATTTGGCGCCAATCTCGTCGCATGATACCC GAAGCTCGTCGCCTACAGGCGCCTTGACGACAACCACATTCGCGTCGTCGTTGCCTCGACAGCCTCGTCCAACGCCACCAAACACCTTGAATTTGACAACCTTCAACGAGCCTTTGGACCTGAAGAAAGAGAAGATCTCACCAGGCGACAAACTGTCTCAGAAATTAATCTCCCCTAATCTGGTGCAGAGCGTTCGTTGCCCTTCACCCGTGGTTCACAACGTGGAGAGTAACGTGCTGAGTCCTGTCCAGGACACCAAAGTCAGCTTCGAGTCGAAAACCATGGCAGAGACTTCGAAATCGACGATGGTCGAACTGTCCAGGACCAGATTCTCCTCTGTCAGCACTTCCATGATGAATTTCCATCAAAACGTGTCGACGTTCAATAATCTGTCCTGCACCACGTCCCCTGTACTACCTGAGATAAGAAATATCATAGCGGAGAATCATTCTGTGGGACAGAACGTGAAAACGCCACCTCCGCCGCCTCCGAGATGGGCGAAACCAGCGATTGGCCCGAATCAGAATAATTTCAGCGTTACTACCACCGTGACGTTCAATGTCAATCACTCGAATGATGTCGGTAGCTCTCAG AACACCCCATCGGACCCCAACACTTCTCTATTGAGCCCACAGAGCGCCACGTCGAACAAGTCTCTGACCTCAAACTTCTCCGTGAAGTCACCCTTGTCTCCGACGACGCCGATACTCTCCCCAATGTCAAAACTAGTCCCAAACACAGGCGTCAAGACGCCCAACGTTCTTTCACCAACTACGCCATCCAGTACGAGCAAATCGAAACGAAGACGAGACCGAGAAGCTCGAAAGAACTCGCAACACTACCAAGAATCTGACATTTTGGAGTCGTACTATCGAAGTTCACCTGGAGATAAGATTTCGGACTACGAGGATATTTGGAATACTACCGATCAGTCGAACCATTCCACGTGGTCTCCCAACGACAAACTGGCCAGGAATGATGGACCAGCGAACCCTCAGGACCGACTGAGGAACTCGAACGATCGACTGATGGTCCCAGACAGAGTTGCAAATGCAAATTCCGAGAGAAATTTCAACGAACGACTACCAACGAGCGAGCAGTTGATAGTGAGGAACGACAGGATGATCGTGAGAAACGACAAGTCGATCGGTAATGAGAAATTGAGTTACAAGGAGATGACCAGTCCCGAGTTTAGCAGCTTTAAGCCTGCTCAGGAGGCGAAGCCTGTGGAGCAGAGCAATGGATCGCCGGAAGAAACAGGAATGGGCAGGAGACCTGATCTGTTATCTCGAGTCT CAGGTAGCGCGAATTCCTTGAACAGTCCCAGCACAGTGACACCTCCCAGGAACAAATTAGGCTTAATGCTGGCCAAATCAGAGAGCAACAGCCCCCTGACACCAGAGTCGAAGCAGGGTAGTCCGTTTTACGCGGAGCCAGCGGACGCTATCGCGCAGAGCGCGGCGATAATACCAAGAAGACGACCTAGGAACAACCCAGCAACGAACAAATATCGACACAGCGAACCAGGGTGGCTACAAAACCCAGTAGGTGCAAATTCTAATCAGCTGCATCCGATCGACTGGGAGGAATCGGAAGAAACGGAAGATAAGACGCCTCTGATCTCGTCTTCCGTGGATAATTTGGCCAAGAGACTCGGCACCAAAGAGACCAAGAAGATTCCACGTGCCAAGCCAGTACAACCACCAAAGATCAGGACCAAGGTGTTCAACGACACTTCCTGGGCCGTGGACTCCAGCTGGGAATTTATTG GCAACGAAGGGGACGACTGCGATCCGGACTACGACTGTGACGCGGATTACGAGGGCGACAACGTGGCCAGAAAGTTTCCGGACGAGGAGTGTGACAGGGACGTTGTTGGGAACACTTTGACCGTTCAGAGTATCATCCTCCAACG GTACCCAGAGCTGTTGAAACCGCCAGACACGTCGGAGTCGCTTTACAGCGACAGGAACTCCTCGTACGACAACGTCGAGAAGAGGAACGAAAGAGAGGAGGCTGGAGACACCAGGAAGGACCAAACTTATGACTCTTCCGAGTGGGAGACGCCATTGGAGACGGACGAAAGCGACGTGGAGAGGATGAAGAGGAACAAGAGCTTCAAAGAACGACTGGACCCTCTTCTCT CTCCTCCGAGGTTGCAAGCCCTCAGGAATCGTGACAACGGAGGCACAGGCTCCAGCATAAGATCGTACGCCTTGCAGCTAGCCGCTGACAAAACTACCACCTTCTCTCAGAATATCGATAATTTCATCCAATGcacgaaagaagggaaagaagccAGTCCGCACGTGGTTATGAGAAACATGAGACAGTTCATGTCTGGAATGAAGAACTATTTGGTGAAACACGGCGAAAAGGAGTTCGAGAAAGAAGTGGAGAAGGAAAGATTGAAGCTGAAGGCGAATGAATTTTTGAATCTGGACGCGATTTTGGAGGGCGTGATGATGAACCTGGTGGTCAGACCGCTCAGGGAACATGTTTACAGACTGTTTGTGGATCATTACGCGACCACCGGTTCGTTGCAAACCCTCGCCGAGAGCATTCAACACGCCCAAGGGAAACACATTCAGGATCTCGGCGTTCGA CCAAAGATCATACCCCCATCGGAGCCCAATTTGGAACGAATCCTCAAGTGCATCGATCGTCTTCAGAAGGCGGATTCACCTTTGGATAAGCTGGAAAACCTTCTCGCAGCTTTTTCGGCAATTTTCAACTCT GTAAAACACGCAAATTCTGGTAAACATTTGGCGCTGGGTGCCGACGACCTCCTTCCTCTTCTAGTTTGGGTGTTGGTTCGTGGCAGAGTTGTGGACGCTGAAGTGGAGGCTGAGTACATGTGGGGCTTGCTTCATCCCTCTCTTCTCACTGGCGAAGGGGGATATTATCTGACGACCTTGTCCAGCGCAGTTCACGTTTTGAAGACGTTCAAGTCCAGCCAGGGAACGATGTCCACTTTAAAT GGCTGTGGAACACCAGACTGTTCATCCGTACTACGAATCTTAGTGCCAGATGAACTGCATGGATCCCTGAACACCAGAACGTTGCCTGTGCGACCGAATATGAACACGAGAGAGATCTGTCGCATTCTTGCACATAAGATTAGATGCACCAACCCCCAGGACTATGGACTGTTCAAACTGGTTCAAGGGGAAG AAACCTTACTCGGTGACCACGAGTGTCCGCAAGAACTCTCTCACTGCCTTTTCGCTTACAAGCGGATCGACGCGAAGATAGCCTGGCCGAAGACCAGTTCTTAA